A window of Streptosporangiales bacterium contains these coding sequences:
- a CDS encoding sugar kinase codes for MSRFVVVGDLMTDVVARVMGPVTLGMDTPAWVDSYGGGSGANVAAWLGIQGEHVVYVARRGPDVVGRTREMELLGYGIDPRVVMDQARPTGTCVVIVGERGDRSQFPDPGANAALRPEDIPPDVFDQDTHLHLSGFPLAHEGGRDGAMTAMSYAIERGSTVSLDTPSVPLLERLGGDTFLGLARGGTLLVANKAEASFLSGEYDTYAAARALTKHFPHVVVTEGSSGAVWTANGENPVHCPAHQVEVVDPTGAGDAFCAGFLPHWRAGSPPTDALAAGAALAARVLVQTGARPTD; via the coding sequence ATGAGCAGGTTTGTCGTCGTCGGCGATCTCATGACTGACGTGGTCGCCAGGGTCATGGGACCTGTCACGCTCGGCATGGACACCCCGGCCTGGGTGGACAGCTACGGCGGTGGATCAGGCGCGAACGTCGCCGCCTGGCTGGGCATCCAGGGCGAACACGTCGTCTACGTGGCCAGGCGCGGCCCGGACGTCGTCGGCCGCACCAGGGAGATGGAGCTGCTCGGTTACGGCATCGACCCCCGGGTGGTGATGGACCAGGCACGGCCGACCGGCACCTGCGTCGTCATCGTCGGCGAGCGCGGCGACCGCAGCCAGTTCCCCGACCCGGGCGCGAACGCCGCACTGCGGCCGGAGGACATCCCGCCCGACGTGTTCGACCAGGACACCCACCTGCACCTGTCCGGCTTCCCGCTGGCCCACGAGGGCGGCCGCGACGGCGCCATGACCGCCATGAGCTACGCCATCGAGCGCGGCTCGACCGTCTCGCTCGACACCCCTTCGGTGCCGCTGCTCGAACGGCTCGGCGGCGACACGTTCCTCGGCCTGGCCCGCGGCGGCACGCTGCTGGTCGCGAACAAGGCGGAGGCGAGCTTCCTCTCCGGCGAGTACGACACGTACGCCGCCGCCCGAGCGCTGACCAAGCACTTCCCGCACGTCGTGGTCACCGAGGGCAGCTCGGGCGCCGTGTGGACGGCGAACGGCGAGAACCCGGTGCACTGCCCGGCCCACCAGGTCGAGGTCGTCGACCCGACCGGCGCCGGCGACGCGTTCTGCGCCGGCTTCCTGCCGCACTGGCGCGCCGGCTCACCACCGACCGACGCCCTCGCCGCGGGCGCGGCGCTCGCCGCCCGCGTCCTCGTCCAGACCGGCGCCCGCCCCACCGACTGA
- a CDS encoding glycosyltransferase: MLCRRFRRPYTGHLVPAVTARPAPTAGLRVLIGADTYPPQVNGAAFFTYRLAHGLAARGHDVHVCCPAEDGDAVVEYEDGITVHRVRSVRTPFHHTFRVANPATVRRDVAEVCTEVQPDVSHVQNHFLIGRALCRLAGRTNLPLVATNHFMPENLLPYLPLPEPVARLITKLAWHDLASVFAPASALTTPTPTAARLVTASGIGKHVEPVSCGIDLDRFKAQPDGTHNGERKRILFVGRLDAEKHIDDLVDALPAVREHVDAELVVAGIGNLRDDLEARASDRGVAEYVRFLGYVPDEDLPGLYSSADVFCMPGTAELQSLVTLEAMATGRPVVAADAMALPHLCQHGRNGFLHRPRNHAELGEHVRTILTDDTLRARMGRESLVIAMGHDQTASLQRFEQIYGEVTGFRLPARRGASEPVAA; this comes from the coding sequence TTGCTCTGCCGTCGGTTTCGCCGCCCCTACACCGGTCACCTCGTACCTGCCGTCACCGCCCGGCCGGCGCCGACGGCCGGGCTCCGCGTCCTCATCGGCGCGGACACGTACCCACCGCAGGTGAACGGCGCCGCGTTCTTCACCTACCGGCTGGCGCACGGCCTCGCCGCCCGCGGACACGACGTGCACGTCTGCTGTCCGGCCGAGGACGGCGACGCCGTCGTGGAGTACGAGGACGGCATCACCGTGCACCGGGTGCGGTCCGTACGCACGCCGTTCCACCACACGTTCCGGGTCGCCAACCCGGCGACCGTGCGCCGCGACGTGGCCGAGGTCTGCACCGAGGTGCAGCCGGACGTCAGCCACGTACAGAACCACTTCCTGATCGGCCGCGCGCTGTGCCGCCTGGCCGGTCGCACGAACCTGCCGCTGGTCGCCACCAACCACTTCATGCCGGAGAACCTGCTGCCCTACCTGCCGCTGCCCGAGCCGGTCGCCAGGCTCATCACGAAGCTGGCGTGGCACGACCTGGCGAGCGTGTTCGCTCCGGCGAGCGCCCTCACCACACCGACGCCGACGGCCGCGCGACTGGTGACGGCGTCCGGCATCGGGAAGCACGTGGAACCGGTGTCGTGCGGCATCGACCTCGACCGGTTCAAGGCGCAGCCGGACGGCACGCACAACGGCGAAAGGAAGCGCATCCTGTTCGTCGGCAGGCTCGACGCGGAGAAGCACATCGACGACCTCGTCGACGCCCTGCCGGCGGTGCGGGAACACGTCGACGCGGAGCTGGTCGTCGCCGGCATCGGCAACCTGCGCGACGACCTGGAGGCGCGGGCGAGCGACCGCGGGGTCGCGGAGTACGTCCGGTTCCTCGGTTACGTCCCCGACGAGGACCTGCCCGGGCTCTACTCGTCCGCCGACGTGTTCTGCATGCCGGGGACGGCCGAGCTGCAGAGCCTGGTCACGCTGGAGGCGATGGCCACCGGGCGGCCGGTGGTCGCCGCCGACGCCATGGCACTGCCGCACCTCTGCCAGCACGGCAGGAACGGCTTCCTGCACCGGCCGCGCAACCACGCCGAGCTCGGCGAGCACGTCCGCACGATCCTCACCGACGACACGCTGCGGGCCCGGATGGGGCGGGAGAGCCTGGTCATCGCCATGGGCCACGACCAGACCGCCTCGCTGCAGCGGTTCGAGCAGATCTACGGCGAGGTCACCGGCTTCCGGCTGCCCGCCCGTCGCGGCGCATCCGAACCCGTCGCCGCCTGA
- a CDS encoding sensor histidine kinase, whose product MTASEPPVEDGARSGQAEPGRLPPWLRAPLTWTPWKYTIHVLLGLILGVLYFALVPPFTALALVTTPFLFLGTPLLWLSMGLARAFANLDRARLRGFAGVDVPPSPLEGRTGVVRSLSTLLRSRDRWREIGYCLARLPVSAVQAGLVGGSWGFGITLLTGAPFVLFDSGSWAVAQTSLMLAGGVALLVTAPWLARAAIIVDAVVVRSLLGPSEKERLTEEVSTLRTSRAGVVAAADAERRRIERDLHDGAQQRLVALAMDLGVARARYADDPDEVRVLIVKAHEESKAALADLRELVRGIHPAVLTDRGLDAALSALAARCAVPVAVDVDVAERADLTVEAAAYFVVAEALTNVSRHSGATQAKIAVVRIDDRLRVSIEDDGRGGATMAAGTGLAGLERRVAALDGVFEVHSPYGGPTTIIAELPCASY is encoded by the coding sequence ATGACGGCATCCGAGCCGCCTGTCGAGGACGGCGCGCGGTCTGGTCAGGCGGAGCCGGGCCGGCTGCCGCCGTGGTTGCGCGCACCGTTGACGTGGACGCCGTGGAAGTACACGATCCACGTGCTCCTCGGGCTCATCCTCGGCGTGCTGTACTTCGCGCTCGTCCCGCCGTTCACCGCGCTGGCGTTGGTCACGACGCCGTTCCTCTTCCTCGGTACGCCGTTGCTGTGGCTGAGCATGGGGTTGGCGCGCGCGTTCGCGAACCTGGACCGGGCGCGGTTGCGCGGTTTCGCCGGCGTGGACGTACCGCCGAGCCCGCTCGAGGGCAGGACGGGTGTCGTGCGTTCGCTGTCCACGCTGCTGCGGTCGCGGGACAGGTGGCGCGAGATCGGGTACTGCCTCGCACGCCTGCCGGTGAGCGCCGTGCAGGCCGGCCTGGTGGGCGGTAGCTGGGGCTTCGGCATCACCCTGCTCACCGGTGCGCCCTTCGTGCTGTTCGACTCCGGCAGCTGGGCCGTCGCGCAGACGTCGCTGATGCTCGCCGGCGGCGTCGCCCTGCTCGTCACCGCGCCCTGGCTCGCGCGTGCGGCCATCATCGTCGACGCCGTCGTCGTACGCAGCCTGCTCGGCCCGAGCGAGAAGGAGCGGCTCACCGAAGAGGTCAGCACCCTACGGACCAGCCGCGCCGGGGTGGTCGCCGCGGCGGACGCGGAGCGGCGCAGGATCGAGCGCGACCTGCACGACGGCGCGCAGCAGCGGTTGGTCGCGTTGGCGATGGACCTCGGCGTAGCGCGGGCGCGTTACGCCGACGACCCCGACGAGGTGCGTGTGCTGATCGTCAAGGCGCACGAGGAGTCCAAGGCCGCGTTGGCGGACCTGCGCGAGCTGGTGCGCGGCATCCACCCTGCAGTGCTGACCGACCGCGGCCTGGACGCGGCACTGTCTGCGCTCGCCGCGCGTTGTGCGGTGCCCGTAGCGGTCGACGTCGACGTGGCGGAACGGGCGGACCTGACCGTCGAGGCGGCTGCCTACTTCGTGGTCGCCGAGGCGCTGACGAACGTGTCGCGGCATTCTGGTGCCACGCAGGCGAAAATCGCCGTCGTCAGGATCGACGACCGGCTGCGCGTGTCGATCGAGGACGACGGGCGCGGTGGCGCGACGATGGCAGCGGGAACCGGCCTGGCCGGTCTGGAGCGGAGGGTGGCGGCGTTGGACGGTGTCTTCGAGGTGCACAGTCCGTACGGCGGTCCCACCACGATCATCGCGGAGCTGCCATGCGCGTCGTACTAG
- a CDS encoding response regulator has protein sequence MRVVLAEDSVLLREGLVRLLETAGYDVTAVADADELLRAVEAEPPHAVVADVRMPPTHTDEGLRAALVIRKNHPDVAVLVLSQYVEERYAVDLIAGESRGVGYLLKDRVADVDEFLAALRRVIDGGTALDAEVVGQLLVRSRRRDPLAELSNREREVLALMAEGRSNTGIAEQLVLSHGAVEKHVSGIFTKLGMPPGSQHDHRRVLAVLRFLDS, from the coding sequence ATGCGCGTCGTACTAGCCGAAGACTCCGTGCTGCTGCGCGAGGGCCTGGTGCGGCTGCTGGAAACCGCCGGCTACGACGTGACGGCGGTGGCGGACGCCGACGAGCTGTTGCGCGCGGTCGAGGCCGAGCCACCGCATGCCGTGGTGGCGGACGTGCGGATGCCGCCTACGCACACCGACGAGGGGCTGCGGGCGGCACTGGTGATCAGGAAGAACCATCCGGACGTCGCCGTACTCGTGCTGTCGCAGTACGTCGAGGAACGTTATGCGGTGGACCTGATCGCGGGGGAGTCGCGCGGGGTCGGCTACCTGCTGAAGGACCGGGTCGCCGACGTGGACGAGTTCCTCGCCGCGCTGCGCCGGGTCATCGACGGCGGCACGGCGCTCGACGCGGAGGTGGTCGGGCAGCTGCTGGTCAGGAGCCGGCGCAGGGACCCGCTCGCCGAGCTGTCGAACCGCGAGCGGGAGGTGCTCGCGCTGATGGCGGAAGGCCGCTCGAACACCGGCATCGCCGAGCAGCTGGTACTCAGCCACGGTGCGGTCGAGAAGCACGTGAGTGGCATCTTCACCAAGCTGGGCATGCCACCGGGCAGCCAGCACGATCACCGAAGGGTATTGGCCGTATTACGGTTCCTCGACTCGTGA
- a CDS encoding DNA topoisomerase 4 subunit A, which produces MPRRTKTPPPEEFEERIVDIDVSSEMRESFLEYAYSVIYSRALPDARDGLKPVQRRILYQMREMGLRPERAHVKCGRVVGDVMGKLHPHGDTAIYDTLVRMAQSFTMRLPMVDGHGNFGSLDDGPAAYRYTECRPAEPAGAMTDSLDEDVVDFRPNYDGQLTEPEVLPAAIPNLLVNGAAGIAVGMATNMPPHNLGEVVAACQHLIENPDADLDELMRYVPGPDLPAGGKIIGLDGIRDAYESGRGSFKMRATARVENVTARRKGIVVTELPLSVGPEKVKERIGDLVRSKRLAGIHDVQDYTDRHQGLRLVIELKGGFNPDAVLDQLYRLTQLEESYGINNVALVDGQPRTLGLREMLQVYVEHRFDVVRRRTAFRRKKREERLHLVDGLLVALLDIDEVIQVIRESENSAHAKERLMQIFDLSEIQAQYILDTPLRRLTKFDRLELEQEGEELRQQIAELTAILDSDDELRRVVSEELTEIAKQFATPRRTVLLESAGQPATAAPLEVTDDPCLVLLSSTGLLARTTGVDEIGRDGARAKHDVLVSSVRATARGEVGAVTSTGRLLKLPMLDLPALPPAAGSPSLSGGAPLREFVSLERGERVVGLTSLVAGGAGLAIGTAAGVVKRVTADYPGYRDGFDVISLREDDEVVGVADLESDDEELCFVTTNAQLLHFAASNVRPQGRSAGGMTGVKLTTDAKVVWFGAVTPNPDTVVVTVAGASDTLPSTIPGAAKVTPFTEYPAKGRATGGVRCHRFLKGEDTLVLAWVGTAPPRAAAASGVAIDLPTEHGRRDGSGTPLKKPIAAIG; this is translated from the coding sequence ATGCCACGGCGCACGAAGACACCACCACCAGAGGAGTTCGAGGAGCGGATCGTCGACATCGACGTCTCCTCGGAGATGCGGGAGAGCTTCCTCGAGTACGCGTACTCGGTCATCTACTCGCGTGCACTGCCCGACGCCCGCGACGGGCTGAAGCCCGTGCAACGCCGCATCCTCTACCAGATGCGGGAGATGGGCCTACGTCCCGAGCGCGCGCACGTGAAGTGCGGGCGCGTCGTCGGCGACGTGATGGGCAAGCTGCACCCGCACGGCGACACCGCGATCTACGACACGCTCGTGCGGATGGCGCAGTCGTTCACCATGCGGCTGCCGATGGTCGACGGGCACGGCAACTTCGGCTCCCTCGACGACGGGCCCGCGGCGTACAGGTACACCGAGTGCCGGCCGGCGGAACCGGCCGGCGCCATGACGGACAGCCTGGACGAGGACGTCGTCGACTTCCGGCCGAACTACGACGGCCAGCTCACCGAGCCCGAGGTGCTGCCGGCCGCGATCCCGAACCTGTTGGTCAACGGTGCCGCCGGCATCGCCGTGGGCATGGCGACGAACATGCCGCCGCACAACCTCGGTGAGGTCGTCGCGGCCTGCCAGCACCTGATCGAGAACCCGGACGCCGACCTGGACGAGCTGATGCGCTACGTGCCGGGCCCTGACCTGCCGGCCGGCGGGAAGATCATCGGTCTGGACGGGATCAGGGACGCGTACGAGAGCGGGCGCGGCTCGTTCAAGATGCGTGCGACGGCGCGGGTGGAGAACGTCACCGCACGGCGAAAGGGCATCGTCGTCACCGAGCTGCCGCTGTCCGTCGGGCCGGAGAAGGTGAAGGAGCGCATCGGCGACCTGGTGCGGTCGAAGCGCCTCGCCGGCATCCACGACGTGCAGGACTACACCGACAGGCACCAGGGGCTGCGGCTGGTGATCGAGCTGAAGGGCGGCTTCAACCCCGACGCCGTGCTCGACCAGCTGTACCGGCTGACGCAGCTCGAGGAGTCCTACGGCATCAACAACGTCGCACTCGTCGACGGCCAGCCGCGCACGCTCGGGCTGCGCGAGATGCTGCAGGTGTACGTCGAGCACCGGTTCGACGTCGTACGCAGGCGTACCGCGTTCCGCAGGAAGAAGCGCGAGGAGCGGCTGCACCTGGTCGACGGCCTGCTGGTCGCACTGCTCGACATCGACGAGGTCATCCAGGTGATCAGGGAGAGCGAGAACTCCGCACACGCCAAGGAACGGCTGATGCAGATCTTCGACCTCTCCGAGATCCAGGCGCAGTACATCCTGGACACCCCGCTGCGGCGGCTGACCAAGTTCGACCGGCTGGAGCTGGAGCAGGAAGGCGAGGAGCTGCGCCAGCAGATCGCCGAGCTCACCGCCATCCTGGACTCCGACGACGAGCTGCGCCGGGTGGTCTCAGAAGAGCTCACGGAGATCGCGAAGCAGTTCGCCACGCCGCGCCGTACGGTGCTCCTGGAGTCCGCCGGCCAGCCGGCGACCGCCGCGCCGCTCGAGGTCACGGACGACCCGTGCCTGGTGCTGCTCTCGTCGACCGGGCTGCTCGCGCGCACCACCGGTGTCGACGAGATCGGCCGCGACGGCGCACGCGCCAAGCACGACGTGCTCGTCTCGTCCGTACGTGCCACCGCGCGCGGTGAGGTCGGAGCGGTCACCAGCACCGGCCGGCTGCTGAAGCTGCCGATGCTCGACCTGCCCGCGCTGCCACCGGCAGCCGGCAGCCCGAGCTTGTCCGGCGGCGCGCCACTGCGCGAGTTCGTCTCGCTCGAGCGCGGCGAGCGGGTCGTCGGGCTGACCTCCCTCGTGGCCGGCGGCGCCGGCCTGGCCATCGGCACGGCGGCCGGCGTCGTCAAACGGGTGACGGCCGACTACCCGGGCTACAGGGACGGCTTCGACGTCATCTCGCTGCGCGAGGATGACGAGGTCGTCGGCGTCGCCGACCTGGAGAGCGACGACGAGGAGCTGTGCTTCGTGACAACGAACGCCCAGCTGCTGCACTTCGCCGCGTCGAACGTCCGTCCGCAGGGCCGCAGCGCCGGCGGCATGACCGGCGTCAAGCTCACCACCGACGCGAAGGTGGTGTGGTTCGGCGCTGTCACGCCGAACCCGGACACGGTCGTCGTCACCGTCGCGGGCGCGTCCGACACGTTGCCGAGCACCATCCCTGGCGCGGCGAAGGTCACCCCGTTCACCGAGTACCCGGCCAAGGGCCGCGCCACCGGCGGCGTGCGCTGCCACCGCTTCCTGAAGGGCGAGGACACCCTCGTGCTCGCCTGGGTCGGCACCGCCCCACCACGGGCCGCCGCAGCCTCAGGCGTAGCGATCGACCTCCCCACAGAACACGGCCGCCGCGACGGCTCCGGCACGCCGCTGAAGAAGCCGATCGCCGCCATCGGCTAG
- a CDS encoding DEAD/DEAH box helicase translates to MSVPLRRHQREALDALDQVVRGDRRRAWVVLPPGAGKTLVGLEFARRAGQPTVVFGPNTAIQTQWVREWAQFTPAVVPVGTDRALDAPLTALTYQALATFSPDDEVDEDGQQTDPAAQSASLLDRLHPNGQALVAAMHAQPELTVVLDECHHLLEVWGRLLVELLAEIPQARVLGLTATPPDSLSVEQRDLVAELFGETAYAATIPAAVREGTLAPFGELVWLTTPTSDETDWLAGETERFLEMVTDLTDPSFGSVPFLHWLDQRFVRRSADGTEVVPWYKIEQEAPDVARAVLRFHNGGLLGLPTGARLREEHRARPTADDWVLLVDDWVRNCLTKTDSAGDLEAAERIRDALPSIGYRLTRAGIRAGRSPVDRVLARSAAKTDAVVEIVRAESANIGDRMRLLVLCDHERATATLPARLSGVLAEDAGSARLVLETLVGAETAALDPVLVTGRVVAAAADTARALVAYVTEHAPEVRLDPVSPEVTGVVEITGDWRSRHWVRLVTDFFEAGGCRVLVGTRALLGEGWDAKGVTGVVDLTTATTPTAVVQTRGRALRIDPRWPDKVALTWTVVCVTEQHPKGATDWGRFVRKHEGYYALDDHGEVVGGVAHVDAALSPYAPPPVAEFAGVNAAMLQRAGGRELLGERWQVGQPYLDRFVHTLRVRTDVRPTATRRAETLVAGGASTAAPVAVPAADGVRVNRGSVPSRGRRPVVLAGTSLLLAFTVLRLRLFIAAIVFVLGMIAALVMGVVQVWRAGRLVLAAAEPVDTLRIAYAVADGLRDAELSPVGADGVRWNVEPDGSYQFALEGVAEDVSARFARALDDAISPIATPRYVVPRYLLDPPTGDLTQLLDGTRLLAGKLRPKAVVWHAVPEELGVNAGRAKAYAQAWRRWVSDGEPLYTGSPEGAGVLQAQSGADPFAVTTAMRVAWR, encoded by the coding sequence TTGTCCGTCCCGTTGCGGCGGCACCAGCGGGAGGCGCTCGACGCCCTCGACCAGGTGGTACGCGGTGACCGCAGGCGCGCCTGGGTGGTGTTGCCGCCCGGTGCAGGGAAGACGCTGGTCGGGCTGGAGTTCGCCCGCAGGGCCGGCCAGCCGACGGTGGTCTTCGGCCCGAACACGGCGATCCAGACGCAGTGGGTGCGCGAGTGGGCGCAGTTCACGCCCGCCGTCGTGCCCGTCGGCACCGACCGGGCGCTCGACGCGCCGCTGACCGCGCTGACCTACCAGGCGCTGGCGACGTTCTCGCCCGACGACGAGGTCGACGAGGACGGGCAGCAGACCGACCCCGCAGCGCAGTCGGCGTCGCTGCTCGACCGGCTGCACCCCAACGGCCAGGCGCTGGTGGCGGCGATGCACGCGCAACCGGAGCTCACCGTCGTGCTCGACGAGTGCCACCACCTGCTCGAGGTCTGGGGGCGGCTGCTCGTCGAGCTGCTGGCCGAGATCCCGCAGGCCAGGGTGCTCGGGCTGACCGCGACCCCGCCGGACTCGCTGAGCGTCGAGCAGCGCGACCTGGTGGCCGAGCTGTTCGGCGAGACGGCGTACGCGGCGACCATTCCGGCCGCGGTGCGGGAGGGCACCCTCGCCCCTTTCGGTGAGCTGGTGTGGCTCACCACGCCGACGTCGGACGAGACCGACTGGCTGGCGGGGGAGACCGAGCGCTTCCTCGAGATGGTCACCGACCTGACCGACCCGTCGTTCGGGTCCGTGCCGTTCCTGCATTGGCTGGACCAGCGGTTCGTGCGCCGGTCGGCCGACGGCACCGAGGTCGTGCCCTGGTACAAGATCGAGCAGGAGGCGCCGGACGTCGCACGCGCCGTACTGCGATTCCACAACGGCGGGCTGCTCGGCCTGCCTACCGGTGCACGGTTGCGCGAGGAGCACCGCGCCCGGCCGACCGCGGACGACTGGGTGCTGCTGGTCGACGACTGGGTGCGCAACTGCCTGACGAAGACCGACTCTGCCGGCGATCTCGAGGCGGCCGAACGGATCAGGGACGCGCTGCCGAGCATCGGCTACCGGCTGACCCGTGCCGGGATCAGGGCCGGCAGGTCACCGGTCGACCGGGTGCTCGCACGTAGCGCGGCGAAGACCGACGCGGTGGTGGAGATCGTCCGGGCGGAGAGCGCGAACATCGGCGACCGGATGCGGCTGCTCGTGCTGTGCGACCACGAACGGGCCACGGCGACACTGCCGGCGCGGCTGTCCGGGGTGCTCGCCGAGGACGCGGGGTCGGCGCGGCTGGTGCTCGAGACGCTCGTCGGTGCCGAGACCGCGGCACTCGACCCGGTGCTGGTGACCGGCCGGGTGGTGGCCGCCGCCGCGGACACCGCAAGGGCGCTCGTCGCGTACGTCACCGAGCATGCGCCCGAGGTGCGGCTCGACCCGGTGTCGCCGGAGGTGACCGGCGTGGTCGAGATCACCGGCGACTGGCGCAGCCGGCATTGGGTGCGCCTGGTCACGGACTTCTTCGAAGCCGGCGGCTGCCGCGTCCTGGTCGGCACGAGGGCCCTGCTCGGCGAGGGCTGGGACGCCAAGGGCGTGACCGGCGTGGTCGACCTGACCACGGCGACTACGCCGACGGCCGTCGTGCAAACCCGTGGCCGCGCCCTGCGGATCGACCCGCGCTGGCCGGACAAGGTGGCGTTGACCTGGACGGTCGTGTGCGTCACCGAGCAGCACCCGAAGGGCGCCACCGACTGGGGCAGGTTCGTCCGCAAGCACGAGGGCTACTACGCGCTCGACGACCACGGCGAGGTGGTCGGCGGCGTGGCCCACGTGGACGCGGCGCTGTCGCCGTACGCGCCGCCGCCTGTCGCCGAGTTCGCCGGCGTCAACGCGGCGATGCTGCAGCGGGCCGGTGGCCGGGAGCTGCTGGGCGAGCGCTGGCAGGTGGGACAGCCGTACCTGGACCGGTTCGTGCACACGCTGCGCGTACGTACCGACGTCCGGCCGACGGCGACCAGGCGGGCGGAGACCCTCGTCGCCGGCGGGGCGAGCACGGCGGCGCCGGTCGCCGTGCCGGCCGCGGACGGTGTGCGGGTCAACCGCGGCTCGGTCCCGTCGCGCGGCAGGCGGCCGGTGGTGCTCGCCGGCACCTCGCTGCTGCTCGCGTTCACCGTCCTGCGGCTGCGGTTGTTCATCGCGGCGATCGTCTTCGTGCTCGGCATGATCGCGGCACTCGTCATGGGTGTGGTGCAGGTCTGGCGGGCCGGCCGGCTGGTGCTGGCGGCCGCGGAGCCGGTGGACACGCTGCGCATCGCCTACGCGGTCGCCGACGGCCTGCGTGACGCCGAGCTGTCCCCGGTCGGCGCCGACGGCGTGCGGTGGAACGTCGAGCCGGACGGCAGCTACCAGTTCGCCCTCGAAGGCGTGGCGGAGGATGTCTCCGCGCGGTTCGCCCGCGCGCTCGACGACGCGATCAGCCCCATCGCCACGCCGCGGTACGTGGTGCCGCGCTACCTGCTCGACCCGCCGACCGGAGACCTCACCCAGCTGCTCGACGGGACCCGCCTGCTGGCCGGCAAGCTGCGGCCGAAGGCCGTCGTCTGGCACGCGGTGCCCGAGGAGCTCGGCGTGAACGCGGGCCGCGCGAAGGCGTACGCGCAGGCGTGGCGCCGCTGGGTCAGCGACGGCGAGCCGCTCTACACCGGCAGCCCGGAGGGCGCCGGCGTCCTCCAGGCCCAGTCAGGCGCCGACCCGTTCGCCGTGACCACCGCAATGCGCGTCGCCTGGCGCTGA
- a CDS encoding rhomboid family intramembrane serine protease, which yields MGQDTTGRTRHWTDRAVGGLLVVGGSLAVLWAIEIVDTVLGGRLDGYGIHPLDVGGLQGLLFAPFLHAGFEHLIANSMSYAVLAFVAYLAVSAARFVAVIVLTALTSGFGAWMLTSPGTVVVGASGVIFGLLGFLLVRGIFVRSIGSIMISIAVLLLYGGMLTGIIPSTPYISWQAHLFGFVGGVLAAWLMRRRSGGANGYGVGR from the coding sequence ATGGGCCAAGACACCACAGGTCGGACCCGGCACTGGACGGACCGTGCCGTGGGCGGACTGCTCGTGGTCGGCGGCTCGCTGGCCGTGCTGTGGGCGATCGAAATCGTCGACACCGTGCTCGGGGGGCGGCTGGACGGCTACGGCATCCACCCGCTCGACGTCGGCGGCCTGCAGGGGCTGCTGTTCGCGCCGTTCCTGCACGCCGGCTTCGAGCACCTGATCGCGAACAGCATGTCGTACGCGGTGTTGGCGTTCGTCGCGTACCTCGCGGTGAGCGCGGCGCGGTTCGTGGCCGTCATCGTGCTCACGGCGCTGACCAGCGGGTTCGGGGCCTGGATGCTGACCAGCCCGGGCACCGTCGTGGTGGGCGCGAGCGGCGTCATCTTCGGGTTGCTCGGGTTCCTCCTGGTCCGCGGCATCTTCGTACGCAGCATCGGCTCCATCATGATCAGCATCGCGGTGCTGTTGCTGTACGGCGGGATGCTGACCGGGATCATCCCCAGCACGCCGTACATCTCCTGGCAGGCCCACCTGTTCGGGTTCGTCGGCGGCGTGCTCGCCGCCTGGCTGATGCGGCGCCGCAGTGGAGGGGCGAACGGGTACGGCGTTGGCCGGTGA